One window of the Zea mays cultivar B73 chromosome 3, Zm-B73-REFERENCE-NAM-5.0, whole genome shotgun sequence genome contains the following:
- the LOC100272367 gene encoding Protein PGR: MDHGGGGGSGIWIRAAVAVAAGAAIAARAVRRKSVDSSAVFVGVPAMVAHTVAGYRFAGLLLVFFFTSSRVTRVGEARKRALDPEFKEGGQRNWKQVLSNSGIASILVVLIASVTGGTDRCLDSKESTLVTALIGGVIGHYACCNGDTWSSELGILSKAEPRIITTFKRVRKGTNGGVTIDGLLAAAAAGFSIGLAFVLIGFFTTQCAPDVFWNQLLAIPLATAAGLCGSLIDSFLGATVQYSGFCSVRKKVVGVDGPTVTRISGMNILDNNGVNVVSVFLTTALTAVACTYIF; the protein is encoded by the exons ATGgatcacggcggcggcggcggtagcGGCATCTGGATCCGTGCGGCAGTGGCGGTGGCGGCGGGAGCCGCCATCGCGGCGCGCGCTGTCCGGCGCAAGTCTGTCGACTCCAGCGCCGTGTTCGTCGGAGTCCCCGCCATGGTGGCTCATACCGTCGCCGGGTACAG GTTCGCGGGGCTGCTACTGGTGTTCTTCTTCACGTCGTCGCGGGTGACGAGGGTCGGCGAGGCGAGGAAGCGTGCTCTCGATCCCGAGTTCAAGGAGGGCGGGCAGCGTAACTG GAAGCAAGTTTTGTCAAATAGCGGTATTGCAAGTATCTTGGTTGTTTTGATAGCATCAGTTACCGGAGGGACAGATAGGTGTTTGGATTCAAAAGAGTCGACTCTTGTTACTGCTCTTATTGGTGGTGTTATCGGACATTATGCTTGCTGCAATGGAGATACTTGGTCATCTGAGCTCGGCATTCTCAGTAAAGCTGAGCCACGAATTATCACAACATTCAAG AGAGTGCGGAAGGGTACCAATGGTGGTGTAACCATAGATGGGCTtctggcagcagcagcagctggatTCTCGATTGGGCTTGCATTTGTGCTGATAGGATTCTTCACCACTCAGTGTGCTCCTGATGTATTCTGGAACCAGCTGCTGGCTATACCCTTGGCTACAGCTGCTGGCCTATGTGGAAGTTTGATCGATTCGTTCTTGGGCGCAACAGTTCAGTATAGTGGGTTCTGCAGTGTTCGCAAAAAG GTGGTGGGTGTAGATGGTCCAACGGTAACAAGGATTTCAGGGATGAACATACTGGATAACAACGGGGTCAATGTAGTCTCTGTGTTCTTGACAACTGCTCTTACTGCGGTGGCTTGCACATACATTTTCTGA